The proteins below are encoded in one region of Rhododendron vialii isolate Sample 1 chromosome 7a, ASM3025357v1:
- the LOC131333010 gene encoding protein FAR-RED IMPAIRED RESPONSE 1-like: MGNRQPKSIFTDQDQAMANAIEVVFTGARHRLCMWYISNNAKQHLAGVFTNASFKALFDKCFYGCYDSIKFESDWADMVEMFGLENHYWLKRLYDLREKWCLAFSVDFFSARMKSSQRSESTNSVFHQIMRKPMSLLQVIQYYEEKVEEMRRDERSDDFRCKNGAPPKDSFGLNCVQISCNGTTSIYHVTEDGCQRVHIVQFDLSNDEISCSCKLFEILGILCKHALRVLVMKNYKEIPEPYILKRWSRSAKSGIEGVVGESLHQEGKSTRSLRLSELNHMGQNVFDKGSLSLKCTEIVKDKLMEALKMVEEEIANLDSVDDLNCLEEDIITCVEEMPSPTDDRPVLDPLRIQTKGSTNARIKSYWEKKKRKTRRVSEKPQMPHPNHMVTVFV, translated from the exons ATGGGGAATCGACAACCGAAGAGTATTTTTACTGATCAAGATCAAGCAATGGCTAACGCAATAGAGGTAGTGTTCACTGGAGCACGCCACAGATTGTGTATGTGGTACATTTCAAATAATGCTAAGCAACATCTAGCTGGAGTATTTACAAATGCAAGTTTCAAAGCTTTATTTGACAAGTGTTTTTATGGGTGCTATGATTCAATTAAATTTGAAAGCGATTGGGCTGATATGGTTGAAATGTTTGGACTAGAGAATCATTATTGGCTTAAAAGATTGTATGATCTTAGGGAAAAATGGTGTCTTGCTTTTAGTGTAGACTTTTTTTCGGCGAGGATGAAATCCTCCCAAAGAAGTGAGAGTACTAATAgtgtttttcatcaaattatGCGGAAGCCTATGTCTCTCCTACAAGTTATTCAATATTATGAGGAAAAGGTTGAAGAAATGCGGCGAGATGAAAGAAGTGATGATTTTCGATGCAAAAATGGTGCGCCACCAAAG GATAGCTTTGGATTGAATTGTGTTCAAATTAGTTGCAATGGGACAACTTCCATCTATCATGTAACAGAGGATGGCTGTCAAAGGGTGCATATTGTTCAATTTGATCTTTCCAATGATGAAATCTCTTGTAGTTGTAAgttgtttgagattttgggaATATTGTGCAAACATGCTTTAAGAGTGCTTGTTATGAAAAATTACAAAGAGATACCTGAACCCTATATCTTAAAGAGATGGAGCAGAAGTGCAAAGTCAGGGATAGAAGGTGTTGTTGGAGAATCATTGCACCAAGAAGGAAAATCTACTCGCTCATTGCGCCTTAGTGAGTTGAATCATATGGGGCAAAATGTTTTTGATAAGGGCTCATTATCTCTTAAATGCACTGAAATTGTTAAGGATAAATTAATGGAGGCATTGAAGATGGTTGAAGAGGAGATAGCAAATTTGGATAGTGTAGACGATCTTAATTGTCTTGAAGAAGATATCATCACTTGTGTTGAAGAAATGCCTAGCCCTACTGATGATAGGCCTGTGCTTGATCCTTTACGCATTCAGACGAAAGGAAGCACCAACGCTAGAATAAAAAGTTActgggaaaagaagaagaggaagacacGTAGAGTTTCAGAAAAGCCTCAAATGCCACATCCAAATCACATGGTGACTG tttttgtttaa